The following are encoded together in the Citrus sinensis cultivar Valencia sweet orange chromosome 1, DVS_A1.0, whole genome shotgun sequence genome:
- the LOC102609884 gene encoding tRNA (cytosine(38)-C(5))-methyltransferase 2, which translates to MEKDMCKNDGEAWRVLEFYSGIGGMRYSLMKADVSAQVVEAFDINDKANDVYELNFGHRPYQGNIQNLTAAELDMYGAHAWLLSPPCQPYTRQGLQKQSSDARAFSFLKILELIPHTVKPPHMLFVENVVGFETSDTHAKMIEILANSDYLTQEFILSPLQFGVPYSRPRYFCLAKRKPLSFRCQLLNNQLLRSPSPLLGNDDMTVITKHDQPDDSWDKLLESCDPVERFLEFSNSGDQVNTETGFLSTGTAAVDDFGAAEETVEVDRCVSIDHFLVPLSLIERWGSAMDIVYPDSKRCCCFTKSYYRYVKGTGSLLATVQPKNKGKASSLKEQHLRYFTPREVANLHSFPGDFQFPHHLSLRQRYALLGNSLSIAVVAPLLQYLFAQAG; encoded by the exons AGGTATTCACTAATGAAGGCTGACGTGAGCGCACAAGTAGTAGAAGCATTTGACATTAATGACAAAGCTAATGACGTTTATGAGCTCAATTTTGGTCATCGCCCGTATCAG GGGAACATTCAGAACCTGACTGCAGCTGAGCTTGACATGTATGGGGCACATGCATGGCTTCTTTCCCCCCCATGTCAACCCTACACTAGGCAAG GGCTACAAAAGCAATCTAGTGATGCTAGGGCATTTTCGTTTCTCAAAATTCTCGAACTTATACCACATACTGTGAAACCTCCTCATATGTTATTTGTGGAAAATGTTGTTGGATTTGAG ACCTCAGATACTCATGCAAAAATGATTGAGATATTGGCCAATTCAGATTATCTTACGCAAGAGTTTATTCTGAGCCCACTACAGTTCGGTGTGCCATACTCCAGGCCGCGCTACTTTTGCTTG GCAAAAAGAAAACCTTTATCTTTTAGATGCCAACTGCTTAACAACCAACTCCTGCGGTCTCCAAGTCCATTGCTGGGGAATGATGATATGACTGTTATCACCAAACATGATCAACCTGATGACAGCTGGGATAAACTGCTAGAGTCTTGTGACCCGGTAGAGAGGTTTCTGGAATTCAGTAACTCTGGTGACCAAGTAAATACAGAAACTGGTTTTCTCTCAACTGGCACTGCTGCAGTTGATGATTTTGGAGCTGCAGAAGAAACTGTTGAAGTAGATAGATGTGTCTCCATTGACCATTTTCTTGTCCCGTTGAGCTTGATAGAGAGGTGGGGAAGTGCAATGG ATATTGTGTATCCAGACTCAAAGCGATGCTGTTGTTTTACAAAGAGCTATTACCGATACGTTAAGGGTACTGGCTCCCTGTTGGCTACTGTCCAG CCAAAGAATAAGGGGAAAGCATCTTCACTGAAGGAGCAACACCTCAGATACTTTACCCCCAGGGAG gttGCAAATTTGCATTCTTTCCCTGGTGACTTTCAGTTCCCACATCACTTAAGCCTCAGACAACG TTATGCACTGCTGGGGAACAGTTTAAGCATAGCAGTTGTTGCTCCCCTCCTCCAGTATCTGTTTGCCCAGGCTGGATGA